A region of Planktomarina temperata RCA23 DNA encodes the following proteins:
- a CDS encoding L,D-transpeptidase, with translation MDEKEIYERIGQIQKRLDNYKSPETVQLLAQDKPTVARLITAVVICFLFLVFIPINTHKIQENGPLIMPSLKHINFSINTQNSNLLYKSDNYSDEVQTTMGVSMQLALKADFETSDFKNQSIHHANDDQKFNSRKPILFSSLSSPDKMSTKALGDDFAFSAFSEVSLEVAPDERLRELFNLSDFEKEFGVLEHRVIALVLKSEQKLKLIKDGKHVYTWKVSTARSGKTTPNGTWAAQWLSRDHKSSLYNDAPMPYSIFYNGNYAIHGTTDIKNLGTPASAGCVRLDPKHAQILFELVESVGKSNFFVHIAS, from the coding sequence GTGGATGAGAAAGAAATTTACGAGCGCATTGGTCAAATCCAGAAACGGTTGGATAACTACAAATCTCCTGAAACTGTACAACTATTGGCTCAAGATAAACCCACTGTGGCAAGGCTAATTACGGCTGTTGTCATTTGTTTTCTATTTTTGGTTTTCATTCCGATAAACACTCACAAAATTCAAGAAAACGGACCCCTGATTATGCCTTCTTTGAAGCATATTAATTTCTCAATCAATACTCAGAACTCTAATTTGTTATATAAATCTGATAATTATAGTGATGAAGTCCAAACGACTATGGGCGTCTCGATGCAATTAGCTTTAAAAGCAGATTTTGAAACTAGTGACTTTAAAAACCAATCAATACATCACGCAAATGACGATCAAAAGTTCAACTCAAGAAAACCTATTTTGTTTAGTTCCCTATCTTCTCCAGACAAAATGTCTACGAAGGCGTTGGGCGATGATTTTGCGTTCTCGGCGTTTTCTGAAGTTAGCTTAGAAGTGGCTCCCGATGAGAGGCTCAGAGAGTTATTTAATTTATCAGATTTTGAAAAGGAGTTTGGTGTTTTAGAACATCGAGTAATTGCTTTAGTTTTAAAGAGTGAACAAAAATTGAAATTAATCAAAGACGGAAAACATGTTTACACTTGGAAGGTATCTACCGCACGCTCTGGTAAGACCACACCTAATGGGACTTGGGCGGCTCAATGGCTTTCAAGGGATCATAAATCCTCGTTATATAATGACGCACCGATGCCGTATTCGATATTTTATAATGGCAATTATGCCATCCATGGGACAACTGACATCAAAAATTTGGGCACACCAGCTTCGGCTGGTTGCGTGAGACTGGATCCAAAGCATGCACAGATTTTGTTTGAATTGGTTGAAAGTGTTGGTAAATCGAATTTTTTTGTCCATATTGCAAGCTAA
- the sbmA gene encoding peptide antibiotic transporter SbmA — MFSSFFPSPRYFFVSSSAWIVTLIIVWYTLGESIGTFLGFNLKESQTVIGLGHFITPEFLWFDAYFLFGAGSIYLFWNFKTKHTWSNWSILGSALLIYLSYTSVQVSVVINAWYGPFYDDIQNALTGSGEVTTLDLYSHLGTFSLIAFPYIALIIANRFFTSHYIFRWRTAMNDYYVERWAKIRKIEGASQRIQEDTMRFAGIMEGLGIAFVDSVMTLVAFLPVLAALSIHVEQLPLIGQVPYPLVTIAIFWSTFGTLLLLVAGIKLPGLEFKNQRVEAAFRKELVLGEDSSERARPETLTELFSNVRKNYFRIFIHYTYFNLFRYMYVQADNVIAYVFLIPTIVSGRITLGIMNQILRAFGQVASSFQFLVSSWTTIIELISIYKRLQAFEAAIADLPMPTVDREFIEAGQTER, encoded by the coding sequence ATGTTCAGTTCGTTTTTCCCTTCTCCTCGGTATTTTTTCGTTTCTTCATCAGCATGGATAGTGACGCTCATCATAGTTTGGTACACCTTGGGCGAGAGCATTGGCACGTTTTTAGGTTTCAACTTAAAAGAAAGCCAAACAGTAATTGGACTTGGGCATTTCATCACACCAGAATTTCTATGGTTCGACGCATATTTTTTATTTGGTGCAGGCTCAATTTACCTGTTTTGGAACTTTAAAACGAAACACACCTGGTCAAACTGGTCTATACTGGGATCAGCGTTACTAATTTATCTGTCTTACACATCGGTTCAGGTATCTGTCGTTATTAACGCTTGGTACGGACCGTTTTATGACGATATTCAAAATGCACTCACTGGTTCAGGTGAAGTAACCACCCTTGATTTGTATTCTCATCTTGGAACTTTTTCGTTAATTGCTTTTCCATACATCGCTTTAATAATTGCCAACCGATTTTTTACATCACATTATATTTTTCGTTGGCGCACTGCGATGAATGACTACTACGTTGAGCGTTGGGCGAAAATTAGAAAGATAGAAGGCGCCTCGCAGCGAATACAAGAAGACACAATGCGATTTGCAGGCATAATGGAGGGACTTGGGATTGCATTTGTGGACTCAGTGATGACCCTTGTTGCTTTCTTACCGGTGTTGGCCGCGCTCTCGATCCATGTAGAACAACTACCATTAATCGGCCAGGTTCCTTATCCTCTAGTTACAATCGCAATATTCTGGTCGACGTTTGGAACCCTTTTACTTTTAGTCGCAGGTATAAAGTTACCAGGATTAGAGTTTAAAAATCAAAGAGTAGAGGCAGCTTTTCGGAAAGAGCTGGTATTAGGCGAGGACAGTTCAGAAAGAGCTAGGCCTGAAACTCTAACAGAGTTATTTTCTAACGTCAGAAAAAATTATTTTAGGATTTTTATTCACTATACATATTTTAACTTGTTCAGATACATGTATGTGCAAGCAGACAATGTTATTGCGTACGTATTTTTAATTCCTACCATTGTATCTGGCCGAATAACGCTAGGAATTATGAACCAAATACTGCGAGCATTTGGACAGGTTGCATCATCTTTCCAGTTTTTAGTGTCTTCTTGGACAACAATCATTGAGCTAATATCTATATATAAAAGACTTCAAGCATTCGAGGCGGCTATCGCTGATTTACCGATGCCAACCGTTGATAGAGAGTTTATCGAAGCTGGCCAAACCGAGAGATAA
- a CDS encoding IS481 family transposase — MSNIESKLIKPKLGVLELAKQLGSVSAACKTMGYSRDSFYRFKKLYENGGEEALREISRKKPIIRNRVPEHVERAVIELAIENPALGQLRVAQELLQRGIVVSSGGVRSIWLRNDLETMKKRLKALETRSAQEGFVLTEAQIVALEKAKSQREAAGEIETYHPGYLGSQDTYFVGTMKGVGRIYQQTFVDTYSRVAMAKLYIEKTAITAADMLNDQVVPFFDEQEVPLLRILTDRGTEYCGTVERHSYQLYLAMEDIDHSKTKANHPQTNGICERFHRTMKNEFYDIAFRKKIYGSLEELQTDVDHWLAKYNEQRPHSGKHCYGKTPMQTFREARHLVGEKTIPITNQSDSMYEMTHAG; from the coding sequence ATGAGCAACATCGAAAGTAAACTAATCAAGCCCAAGCTTGGCGTTTTGGAATTGGCAAAGCAGCTTGGCAGCGTCAGCGCGGCTTGCAAAACCATGGGCTATTCGCGTGACAGTTTTTACCGCTTCAAGAAGCTTTATGAGAACGGTGGCGAAGAAGCCTTGCGCGAGATCAGCCGTAAGAAGCCGATCATCCGCAACCGTGTACCGGAACATGTCGAACGCGCGGTGATTGAGCTTGCGATTGAAAATCCTGCCTTGGGCCAGCTGCGTGTCGCCCAAGAATTGTTGCAGCGGGGCATCGTGGTCTCCAGTGGTGGGGTGCGGTCGATTTGGTTGCGCAACGACCTGGAAACCATGAAAAAACGCCTGAAAGCCTTGGAAACGCGGTCCGCGCAAGAAGGGTTTGTTCTGACCGAAGCGCAGATTGTGGCGCTGGAAAAAGCCAAGTCACAACGTGAAGCGGCTGGTGAGATTGAGACCTACCATCCCGGCTATCTTGGCAGCCAGGATACCTATTTTGTCGGCACAATGAAGGGGGTTGGACGGATTTACCAACAAACCTTCGTCGATACATATAGCCGCGTGGCAATGGCAAAACTGTACATTGAGAAAACGGCGATCACTGCCGCCGATATGTTGAATGACCAAGTCGTACCCTTCTTTGACGAACAAGAGGTGCCCCTGCTGCGCATCTTAACAGATCGGGGCACGGAATATTGCGGCACCGTTGAGCGTCACAGCTATCAACTGTATCTGGCCATGGAAGATATTGATCACAGCAAGACAAAAGCCAACCATCCCCAAACAAACGGGATCTGTGAACGCTTTCATCGCACCATGAAAAATGAGTTCTATGACATAGCGTTCCGCAAGAAAATCTACGGATCGCTGGAAGAGCTGCAAACAGACGTTGATCATTGGTTGGCAAAATACAACGAACAGCGACCCCATTCGGGAAAACATTGCTACGGAAAAACGCCCATGCAAACATTCCGTGAAGCTCGACATTTGGTAGGCGAAAAGACTATCCCTATCACAAACCAATCTGACAGCATGTACGAAATGACACACGCTGGATGA
- a CDS encoding HGGxSTG domain-containing protein, whose amino-acid sequence MNDAFFAAGKEWELGPDWLGQRCGAKTRKGTPCQNPAMKGKARCRNHGGKSTGAQTAAGLAKLSALHWKHGRCTKAAKAETKRRAQIGREIRSELRDIERDAIASGTLAKDWRDQFK is encoded by the coding sequence ATGAATGATGCTTTCTTTGCAGCAGGGAAGGAATGGGAGCTGGGGCCAGACTGGCTGGGGCAACGCTGTGGCGCTAAAACCCGGAAGGGAACACCCTGTCAGAACCCCGCAATGAAAGGCAAGGCGCGCTGCCGCAACCACGGAGGTAAGTCCACCGGAGCACAGACCGCGGCGGGGCTAGCCAAGCTGAGTGCACTACATTGGAAGCACGGGCGTTGCACCAAGGCCGCAAAGGCTGAAACGAAGCGTCGCGCCCAGATTGGACGGGAGATCCGATCTGAGCTTAGAGACATTGAACGCGACGCGATTGCCTCGGGAACGTTAGCCAAGGACTGGCGGGACCAGTTCAAGTGA
- a CDS encoding flagellin: MTVINTNTASINAQYNLNKVNKEMEAAMEQLSSGKRINSAADDAAGLAISTRMESQVRGLDQAIRNASDAQALIDTTEGAHQEVTNILQRMRELAVQSANDTNVANDRKNLNAEINQLVTEINRIADQTTWNGVGVLDGSFTSKTFQIGAEANQSISVDVDSVAASEIGSHSIRTIVNQQAATTNGRGGYDMSLSGSAGSATIDTAANETAKSTAAAINLQTAATGIAATAETNVRFFGATTTGDISLKVNGETLANVNLSSVSDLRGIRDAVNAKSGTTGVTAAMGANDAEVIFTHATGEDIKIERVSGDMNFQVDGLNMDGGSTGTEQLTATITMASTASPDSLDTVTFTISAEGEDDVVLSGNATVAQTLANLTTTAVGSATNNADGRYTIASTGAGNISITRDDGKTFTITAAQSETQAAAEAADLTVKIDSGTLNGTATTAAFGAQSQTREISEGAVLSSGAKNVTVAGQVELRSSTAFTVGESGTPESSKAGYQGSYDLGLASNSSTLNKISDVSITTVRGALSAISAIDGALEKISDARSALGAVSNRLDHTISNLGSIKINIASSQSRIQDADFAKVTGDLTKSQIMSQAATAMLAQANASKQGVLSLLQG, translated from the coding sequence ATGACTGTAATCAATACCAACACAGCGTCGATCAACGCGCAATATAATCTGAATAAAGTGAACAAAGAGATGGAGGCTGCCATGGAGCAACTTTCATCTGGAAAACGAATTAATTCTGCAGCCGACGATGCGGCGGGTTTGGCGATTTCGACACGGATGGAGAGTCAAGTTCGGGGCCTCGACCAAGCAATTCGTAATGCCAGCGATGCTCAGGCGTTAATTGATACGACCGAAGGCGCTCATCAAGAAGTAACAAATATCTTGCAGCGGATGCGTGAGCTAGCAGTGCAGTCGGCAAACGACACAAACGTTGCCAATGATCGCAAAAACCTAAACGCTGAAATTAACCAGCTTGTGACTGAAATTAATCGGATTGCGGATCAGACAACCTGGAACGGCGTCGGCGTTCTTGATGGATCTTTTACTTCAAAAACGTTTCAAATCGGCGCAGAGGCGAACCAGTCCATTTCAGTAGATGTGGATAGCGTAGCTGCAAGTGAAATTGGTTCACACTCTATCCGTACAATCGTAAACCAACAAGCAGCTACCACAAACGGACGTGGCGGATACGATATGTCGCTGAGTGGCAGCGCAGGCAGTGCAACAATCGACACAGCTGCAAATGAAACGGCAAAGTCCACAGCTGCCGCCATCAATCTGCAAACAGCTGCCACAGGTATTGCTGCAACCGCCGAAACAAATGTTAGGTTTTTTGGAGCCACTACTACTGGCGACATTTCGCTGAAAGTTAACGGTGAGACGCTTGCTAATGTGAACTTGTCGAGTGTTTCTGATTTGCGCGGTATTCGTGACGCCGTGAACGCAAAGTCTGGTACGACTGGTGTAACGGCTGCAATGGGCGCGAACGATGCAGAGGTTATCTTCACTCACGCTACCGGTGAAGACATCAAAATTGAGCGCGTGTCTGGCGATATGAACTTCCAGGTCGATGGCCTAAATATGGATGGCGGATCAACAGGAACAGAGCAGCTTACAGCGACCATTACTATGGCTTCTACTGCTTCTCCGGATTCTCTTGATACCGTTACGTTTACAATCTCTGCGGAGGGTGAAGATGACGTGGTATTGTCAGGAAATGCTACGGTCGCACAAACTCTTGCGAACTTGACCACTACTGCGGTGGGCAGTGCAACAAACAACGCTGATGGCCGCTATACTATTGCGTCTACCGGCGCTGGTAATATCTCAATCACTCGTGACGACGGCAAGACTTTCACAATAACGGCAGCTCAAAGCGAAACACAAGCTGCTGCTGAAGCGGCAGACCTCACTGTGAAGATTGATAGCGGTACGTTAAATGGCACCGCAACCACGGCTGCCTTTGGTGCTCAAAGTCAAACGCGAGAAATTTCAGAAGGAGCAGTTCTGTCATCGGGTGCCAAAAACGTGACTGTAGCAGGACAAGTGGAACTACGCTCCTCAACAGCGTTTACGGTAGGCGAAAGCGGCACTCCAGAGTCTTCTAAAGCTGGTTACCAAGGCAGTTATGATCTGGGTTTGGCATCCAATTCATCAACGCTTAATAAGATCTCAGACGTTAGTATTACGACCGTCAGAGGGGCCTTGAGCGCGATTAGCGCGATTGACGGGGCGCTCGAAAAGATTTCTGATGCTCGCAGTGCTCTTGGTGCGGTTTCAAATCGCCTCGATCACACAATCTCTAACCTGGGAAGCATAAAGATTAACATCGCCTCCTCTCAATCTCGCATTCAAGACGCAGACTTTGCTAAAGTGACTGGTGATTTGACCAAGTCTCAAATCATGAGCCAAGCGGCAACAGCAATGCTGGCGCAGGCGAATGCTTCTAAACAAGGCGTGTTAAGCCTGCTGCAAGGTTAA
- the rpoN gene encoding RNA polymerase factor sigma-54 translates to MKFVASQAIRQKQSLVITAQLQQAIKLLQMNNFELEQFIEEQSLENPFLEVASSETVDKSEPLDAQEPMPASIDPDATDIKSGNEAADSPMTSEGMDNTFDSNLLDLGTSSSGAAGAQDWDLIATTVQERGPSLYAHVCAEIDRMLTCPKERMIGYAFAEALEPSGWLGQPIEDMALVLNIPEAVAETVLAKLQTIEPAGLFSRSLKECLQLQAASHDNNSPQFAILLDSLDVLAAGDMKALKKCGVSSEQLRDMINLLRSFNPKPGTLFETGADPIRAPDLIVTKNSDGWRIDLNRSTLPSVQIDRDYAQAALKSAASDEDKGFLKERVAGARWLKSAVEQRNATTMAVGAEIVKRQTAFLEKGIGALRPLILRDVADAINVHESTVSRVTSGLMMTTPQGTFRLKDMFSVGVESDGEDGIEAASAIKFKIKKLIDTELPNAPYSDDAIVTIMAKEGIILARRTVAKYRMSQKIPSSFQRRREAIMAGHS, encoded by the coding sequence ATGAAATTCGTGGCATCACAAGCGATTAGGCAAAAACAGTCACTGGTTATTACGGCCCAGTTACAGCAGGCTATTAAACTACTTCAGATGAACAATTTTGAACTTGAGCAATTCATCGAAGAGCAATCTTTAGAAAACCCATTTCTTGAAGTTGCCAGTTCAGAAACGGTTGACAAGTCAGAGCCGCTTGATGCGCAAGAGCCGATGCCAGCGTCCATCGACCCTGATGCAACGGATATCAAATCGGGCAATGAGGCGGCCGACAGTCCCATGACCTCCGAGGGTATGGACAATACATTTGACTCAAACCTGTTAGATCTCGGCACGAGCAGCAGCGGCGCCGCCGGCGCACAGGATTGGGACCTGATTGCCACAACCGTGCAAGAGCGCGGCCCATCGCTTTATGCCCATGTCTGCGCCGAAATTGACCGTATGTTGACCTGCCCGAAGGAGCGGATGATAGGCTACGCCTTTGCGGAGGCTCTGGAGCCCTCTGGGTGGCTGGGGCAGCCTATCGAAGATATGGCGCTGGTATTGAATATTCCGGAAGCTGTGGCTGAGACGGTTTTGGCCAAGCTGCAAACCATAGAGCCCGCAGGTCTATTTTCCCGCTCCCTTAAAGAATGCTTGCAACTGCAGGCTGCAAGCCATGACAACAACAGTCCGCAATTTGCAATCCTGTTGGACAGTTTGGATGTCCTGGCCGCAGGGGATATGAAGGCTTTGAAAAAATGTGGCGTATCCAGTGAACAGCTGCGTGACATGATCAACCTGCTACGCAGTTTCAATCCGAAACCTGGAACATTGTTTGAAACTGGCGCCGATCCCATCCGTGCGCCGGACCTCATTGTTACCAAAAATAGTGATGGTTGGCGCATTGATCTGAATCGCAGCACCTTGCCCAGTGTGCAAATCGACCGAGACTATGCGCAGGCTGCCTTAAAATCAGCCGCGAGCGACGAAGACAAAGGCTTTTTGAAAGAGCGGGTCGCCGGTGCGCGTTGGCTAAAAAGCGCTGTTGAGCAGCGCAATGCCACGACGATGGCGGTAGGAGCCGAGATTGTGAAGCGGCAGACGGCTTTTTTGGAAAAAGGTATTGGCGCTTTGCGTCCACTTATTCTGCGTGATGTGGCTGATGCGATTAATGTGCATGAAAGCACTGTGAGCCGCGTGACCTCTGGCTTGATGATGACGACACCGCAGGGGACCTTTCGATTAAAGGATATGTTCAGCGTCGGTGTTGAATCGGACGGTGAAGATGGCATTGAGGCCGCCTCAGCAATCAAGTTCAAAATCAAGAAATTGATTGACACAGAGCTCCCGAATGCGCCTTACAGCGATGATGCTATAGTGACTATTATGGCGAAAGAAGGCATTATACTTGCGCGTCGTACCGTCGCGAAATATCGCATGTCCCAAAAAATCCCCTCCTCTTTCCAACGGCGCCGCGAAGCTATCATGGCGGGCCATTCCTAA
- a CDS encoding cyclic nucleotide-binding domain-containing protein, producing MADLSQLKASAPANGEVVHLFHSEVLFIKGMPITSIYIISKGSIIIFSGDGGRVVRWAGPHQILGMNEVMCGGAWKGIGIAQGNVELVAYNHMNLRAVIDKIPKAHKRLLDDLLLTRSSEEP from the coding sequence AGCGCCCCGGCCAACGGAGAGGTTGTACATCTGTTTCATTCAGAGGTACTTTTTATTAAAGGTATGCCGATCACCTCAATTTATATCATTTCCAAGGGTTCAATTATAATTTTCTCCGGTGATGGTGGCCGGGTGGTACGCTGGGCAGGGCCACATCAAATTCTAGGTATGAATGAAGTGATGTGCGGCGGTGCATGGAAGGGTATTGGCATTGCACAAGGCAACGTCGAATTGGTCGCCTATAACCACATGAACCTACGCGCTGTGATCGATAAAATTCCCAAAGCACATAAACGCCTGCTCGACGATCTGCTTTTGACAAGGTCGAGCGAAGAGCCCTAG